The Humulus lupulus chromosome 3, drHumLupu1.1, whole genome shotgun sequence genome window below encodes:
- the LOC133824016 gene encoding 4-coumarate--CoA ligase 1-like: MAVVNETKQQDIIFRSKLPDIYIPKHLPLHTYCLANKTEHELSHPCLIYGPTGQVYTYAEVDLTARKVASGLNKIGVKQGDVVMVLLPNSPEYVLTFLGASYRGAMTTAANPFFTAAEIQKQAKASKTKLIVTQASYYDKVKDLEQEGDNKAIKFVCVDSPVPEGWFHFSELSGADENDMPEVNISPDDVVALPYSSGTTGLPKGVMLTHKGLVTSVAQQVDGENPNLFYSKDDVILCVLPLFHIYSLNSVMLCSLRAGAAILIMPKFEIGLLLGLIERYKVSVAPIVPPIVLAIAKYPDLDKYDLSSLKVLKSGGAPLGKELEDTVRTKFPNVTLGQGYGMTEAGPVLTMSLAFAKEAFDVKAGACGTVVRNAEMKIVDPETGSSLPRNQPGEICIRGDQIMKGYLNDPESTKNTIDKEGWLHTGDIGFVDDDDELFIVDRLKELIKYKGFQVAPAELEALLLTHPNISDAAVVPMKDEAAGEVPVAFVVRSNSSQVTEDEVKQFISKQVVFYKRINRVFFIEAIPKSPSGKILRKDLRAKLASGNL; encoded by the exons ATGGCAGTGGTTAACGAAACAAAGCAACAAGACATAATATTTCGGTCAAAGCTTCCCGATATCTACATCCCAAAACATCTTCCTCTACACACGTATTGCTTAGCCAACAAAACTGAGCACGAGTTATCTCATCCCTGCCTCATCTACGGCCCCACTGGCCAGGTCTACACCTATGCCGAAGTCGACCTCACCGCCCGAAAAGTCGCCTCCGGCCTCAACAAGATCGGCGTCAAACAAGGCGACGTGGTAATGGTGCTGCTGCCAAACTCACCGGAGTACGTGCTGACCTTCTTGGGCGCTTCATATCGGGGCGCTATGACCACAGCCGCCAACCCTTTCTTCACGGCTGCGGAGATTCAAAAACAGGCCAAGGCCTCGAAGACGAAGCTTATTGTCACTCAAGCTTCTTACTACGACAAAGTGAAGGATTTGGAACAGGAAGGAGATAACAAAGCCATCAAATTCGTATGCGTTGACTCACCGGTTCCTGAAGGTTGGTTCCACTTCTCGGAGCTATCTGGGGCCGATGAAAACGACATGCCGGAGGTGAACATAAGCCCAGACGACGTCGTTGCGCTGCCTTACTCGTCGGGGACGACGGGGCTGCCCAAAGGGGTGATGCTGACGCACAAGGGTCTGGTGACTAGCGTGGCGCAACAGGTCGATGGTGAGAACCCAAACTTGTTCTACAGCAAGGACGACGTCATTCTATGCGTGCTGCCTCTGTTCCACATCTACTCGCTGAACTCGGTCATGCTTTGCAGCCTCCGGGCTGGGGCGGCGATCCTGATTATGCCCAAGTTCGAGATTGGTTTGCTGCTTGGGCTGATAGAGAGGTACAAGGTGAGCGTGGCACCCATCGTGCCGCCGATTGTTCTGGCCATCGCCAAGTACCCGGATCTCGACAAGTACGACTTGTCGTCCTTGAAGGTGCTCAAGAGTGGTGGAGCACCGCTGGGGAAGGAGCTTGAGGACACGGTCAGAACCAAGTTTCCCAACGTCACGTTAGGCCAG GGATACGGAATGACAGAGGCAGGGCCAGTGCTAACGATGTCGTTGGCGTTCGCGAAGGAGGCTTTTGATGTCAAAGCAGGGGCTTGTGGAACTGTCGTAAGGAATGCAGAGATGAAAATAGTTGACCCTGAAACTGGTTCCTCTTTGCCACGTAACCAGCCTGGAGAGATTTGCATTAGGGGTGACCAAATCATGAAAG GCTATTTGAACGACCCAGAATCAACAAAGAATACAATAGACAAAGAAGGATGGCTACACACAGGAGATATAGGGTTTGTGGATGATGATGATGAACTCTTCATTGTTGATCGATTAAAGGAGCTTATCAAGTACAAAGGCTTTCAGGTTGCCCCTGCTGAGCTCGAAGCTTTGCTTCTTACTCACCCCAACATCTCTGATGCTGCTGTTGTCCC AATGAAGGATGAAGCAGCTGGGGAGGTTCCTGTTGCTTTTGTGGTGCGCTCAAATAGTTCCCAGGTCACTGAGGATGAAGTTAAGCAATTTATTTCTAAACAG GTTGTGTTCTACAAGAGAATAAATCGAGTTTTTTTCATCGAAGCCATTCCCAAGTCACCATCAGGAAAAATCTTGCGCAAGGACTTGAGAGCAAAACTTGCTTCTGGCAATCTTTAA